A region from the Inhella inkyongensis genome encodes:
- a CDS encoding acyl-CoA dehydrogenase C-terminal domain-containing protein, giving the protein MPSYTPPLRDMQFVLHEVLNVVDELKMLPPYADIDADTINAVLEEGGKFCAEVITPINLSGDKEGCQLDKSTHEVTTPKGFKEAYKTYVEGGWAALACDPAYGGQGLPLLVNQCFYEMLNSANQAWTMYPGLSHGAYECLHAHGTDEQKKLYLPKLTSGEWTGTMCLTEPHCGTDLGLLRTKAEPQADGTYKITGGKIFISAGEHTLAENIVHLVLARLPDAPAGSKGISLFIVPKFKVNADGSLGERNGIFCSGLEHKMGIHGNSTCQMTLEDAVGTMVGQPNKGLAAMFVMMNTARLGVGNQSLGLTEVAYQNAVAYAKDRLQMRSLSGAKAPEKAADPIIVHPDVRKMLLTARAFAEGARALQAYTVLQADKSISSDDEDERKEAEAELALLTPIIKAFITDNGWLATSHCMQVYGGHGYIHEWGMEQFVRDARINMLYEGTNTIQSLDLLGRKVLGNNGATLKKFGKKIAAFIEEEGVNEAMQEFINPLADLGDKVNKLTQELGMKAFGNPDEVGAAAVDYLRVVGHMTFAYFFARMAKVALEKQGSGDPFYRAKLATARFYFAKLLPETASLIRTARAGLAPLMEMDEALF; this is encoded by the coding sequence ATGCCCAGCTATACCCCGCCTCTGCGCGACATGCAGTTTGTGTTGCACGAAGTGCTGAACGTGGTGGACGAGCTCAAGATGCTGCCGCCCTACGCGGACATCGACGCCGACACCATCAATGCCGTACTGGAAGAGGGTGGCAAGTTCTGCGCCGAGGTGATCACGCCGATCAACCTCAGCGGTGACAAGGAGGGCTGCCAGCTCGACAAGAGCACCCACGAGGTGACCACACCCAAGGGCTTCAAGGAGGCCTACAAGACCTATGTGGAAGGCGGCTGGGCCGCACTGGCCTGTGACCCCGCCTACGGCGGCCAGGGCCTGCCCCTGCTGGTCAACCAGTGCTTCTACGAGATGCTGAACAGCGCCAACCAGGCCTGGACCATGTATCCGGGTCTGAGCCATGGTGCCTACGAATGCCTGCACGCACACGGCACCGACGAGCAGAAGAAGCTCTACCTGCCCAAGCTGACCAGCGGCGAGTGGACCGGCACCATGTGCCTGACCGAACCGCATTGCGGCACCGACCTGGGCCTGCTGCGCACCAAGGCCGAGCCGCAAGCCGATGGCACCTACAAGATCACCGGCGGCAAGATCTTCATCAGCGCGGGTGAACACACCCTGGCCGAGAACATCGTGCACCTGGTGCTGGCCCGTCTGCCCGACGCCCCGGCCGGCAGCAAGGGCATCTCGCTCTTCATCGTGCCCAAGTTCAAGGTCAATGCCGATGGCTCGCTGGGTGAGCGCAATGGCATCTTCTGCTCGGGCCTCGAGCACAAGATGGGCATCCACGGCAACTCCACCTGCCAGATGACCCTGGAAGACGCCGTGGGCACCATGGTGGGTCAGCCCAACAAGGGCCTGGCCGCCATGTTCGTGATGATGAACACCGCCCGCCTGGGCGTCGGCAACCAAAGCCTGGGCCTGACCGAAGTGGCCTACCAGAACGCCGTGGCCTACGCCAAGGACCGCCTGCAAATGCGCTCGCTCTCCGGCGCCAAGGCGCCCGAGAAGGCCGCCGACCCCATCATCGTGCACCCCGATGTGCGCAAGATGCTGCTGACCGCCCGCGCCTTTGCCGAAGGCGCCCGCGCCCTGCAGGCCTACACCGTGCTGCAAGCCGACAAGTCCATCAGCAGCGATGACGAGGACGAGCGCAAAGAAGCCGAGGCCGAACTGGCCCTGCTGACCCCCATCATCAAGGCCTTCATCACCGACAACGGCTGGCTGGCCACCAGCCACTGCATGCAGGTGTATGGCGGCCACGGCTACATCCACGAATGGGGCATGGAGCAGTTCGTGCGTGACGCGCGCATCAACATGCTCTACGAGGGCACGAACACCATCCAGTCGCTCGACCTGCTGGGCCGCAAGGTGCTGGGCAACAACGGCGCCACGCTGAAGAAGTTCGGCAAGAAGATCGCCGCCTTCATCGAGGAAGAGGGCGTCAACGAAGCCATGCAGGAGTTCATCAACCCGCTGGCCGATCTGGGCGACAAGGTCAACAAGCTGACCCAAGAGCTGGGCATGAAGGCCTTTGGCAACCCCGACGAAGTGGGCGCGGCGGCCGTGGACTACCTGCGGGTGGTCGGCCACATGACATTCGCTTACTTCTTCGCCCGCATGGCCAAGGTGGCCCTGGAGAAACAGGGTTCCGGCGACCCCTTCTACCGTGCCAAACTGGCCACCGCTCGCTTCTATTTCGCGAAGCTGCTGCCGGAGACGGCCAGCCTGATCCGCACCGCGCGGGCGGGTCTGGCCCCGTTGATGGAGATGGACGAAGCCCTGTTCTAA
- a CDS encoding enoyl-CoA hydratase, which produces MSIKTLTLNGVATIEIARPEKKNAITQAMYSAMAEALTAANSDPAVRAVLITGQPGIFTSGNDLEDFMARPPRDADAPVFQFMQALLACEKPVIAAVNGAAIGIGTTMLLHCDLVYVADDARLAMPFVALGLVPEFGSSLVVPKLMGHARAAEKLLLGDPMTGAEALEFGIANAVLPAAEVAAHARRMAERFNGLAPAAVRASKKLMRAPGLAELQRVIQEEAELFGQRLRSPEAMEAFQAFFQKRAPDFSKFE; this is translated from the coding sequence ATGAGCATCAAGACCCTGACCCTGAACGGTGTGGCGACGATCGAGATCGCCCGTCCCGAGAAAAAGAACGCCATCACCCAGGCCATGTACAGCGCCATGGCCGAGGCGCTCACCGCCGCCAACAGCGATCCGGCCGTGCGCGCGGTGCTGATCACCGGCCAGCCCGGCATCTTCACCAGCGGCAACGACCTGGAAGATTTTATGGCCCGCCCGCCGCGCGACGCCGACGCGCCGGTGTTCCAGTTCATGCAGGCCCTGCTGGCGTGTGAAAAGCCGGTCATCGCGGCGGTGAACGGCGCGGCCATCGGCATCGGCACCACGATGTTGCTGCATTGCGACCTGGTCTATGTGGCCGACGATGCCCGCTTGGCCATGCCCTTTGTCGCCCTGGGTCTGGTACCCGAGTTCGGCTCCAGCTTGGTCGTGCCCAAGCTGATGGGCCACGCCCGCGCCGCCGAAAAGCTGTTGCTGGGCGACCCGATGACCGGGGCCGAGGCCCTGGAGTTCGGCATCGCCAACGCCGTGCTGCCCGCCGCCGAAGTGGCGGCCCATGCGCGCCGCATGGCCGAGCGCTTCAATGGCCTGGCTCCAGCGGCCGTGCGGGCTTCCAAAAAGCTGATGCGCGCGCCGGGTTTGGCCGAGCTGCAGCGCGTGATCCAGGAAGAGGCCGAACTCTTCGGTCAGCGCCTGCGCAGCCCCGAGGCCATGGAGGCCTTTCAGGCCTTCTTCCAAAAGCGCGCGCCCGACTTCAGCAAGTTCGAGTGA
- a CDS encoding acetyl-CoA C-acyltransferase: MSKQVQDAYIVAATRLPIGKSGRGYFKNTRPDEMLVRVMQSVLAQAPGLEASAIEDAIVGCSFPEGEQGMNIARVASVLAGWGNTVGGVTINRYCASGITAVQMAADRIRVGEADVMFAGGVESMSMIPMGGNKPSLSPLIFEKDENIGIAYGMGLTAEKVAAQWKISREAQDAFSVESHRRAVAAMQAGHFKDEMTSFEVIDRTPNLADGSINVKRRVVELDEGARPDTSLEGLAKLKPVFAAKGSVTAGNSSQTSDGSGGLLIVSEAALKRYNLTPLARFVSFAVRGVPPEIMGIGPIEAIPAALKAAGLKASDLGWIELNEAFAAQSLAVLNDLDSKGFELDRAKVNPNGGAIALGHPLGATGAIRAASVIHGLRRTKQKYGMVTMCVGAGQGAAGIIEAL, translated from the coding sequence ATGAGCAAGCAAGTCCAAGACGCCTACATCGTTGCCGCCACCCGCCTGCCCATCGGCAAGAGCGGCCGCGGTTACTTCAAGAACACCCGCCCGGACGAGATGCTGGTGCGCGTGATGCAGTCCGTGCTGGCGCAAGCCCCGGGCCTGGAGGCCTCGGCCATCGAAGACGCCATCGTCGGTTGCTCCTTCCCCGAGGGCGAACAGGGCATGAACATCGCCCGCGTGGCCTCGGTGCTGGCCGGCTGGGGCAACACCGTGGGCGGCGTCACCATCAACCGCTACTGCGCCTCGGGCATCACGGCGGTGCAGATGGCCGCCGACCGTATCCGCGTCGGCGAGGCCGATGTGATGTTCGCCGGTGGCGTGGAGTCCATGTCCATGATCCCCATGGGCGGCAACAAGCCCAGCCTCTCGCCCCTGATCTTCGAAAAGGACGAGAACATCGGCATTGCCTACGGCATGGGCCTGACGGCCGAGAAGGTGGCTGCGCAGTGGAAGATCAGCCGCGAGGCCCAGGATGCCTTCTCGGTCGAATCGCACCGCCGCGCCGTGGCCGCCATGCAGGCCGGCCACTTCAAGGACGAGATGACCTCCTTCGAAGTGATCGACCGCACGCCCAATCTGGCCGACGGCTCGATCAATGTGAAGCGCCGTGTCGTTGAGCTGGACGAGGGCGCCCGCCCCGACACCAGCCTGGAAGGCCTGGCCAAGCTCAAGCCCGTGTTCGCTGCCAAGGGTTCGGTGACGGCCGGCAACAGCTCGCAGACCTCGGACGGCTCGGGTGGCCTGCTGATCGTCAGCGAAGCCGCGCTCAAGCGCTACAACCTGACCCCGCTGGCCCGCTTTGTCAGCTTCGCCGTGCGCGGTGTGCCACCCGAGATCATGGGCATCGGCCCGATCGAGGCCATCCCCGCCGCGCTCAAGGCCGCCGGACTGAAGGCCAGCGACCTCGGCTGGATCGAGCTGAACGAGGCCTTCGCCGCCCAGTCCCTGGCCGTGCTGAACGACCTCGACAGCAAGGGCTTCGAGCTGGACCGCGCCAAGGTCAACCCCAACGGCGGCGCCATTGCCCTGGGTCACCCGCTGGGCGCCACCGGTGCCATCCGCGCCGCCTCGGTCATCCACGGGCTGCGCCGCACCAAGCAGAAGTACGGCATGGTGACGATGTGCGTCGGTGCCGGCCAAGGTGCCGCCGGCATCATCGAAGCCCTTTGA
- a CDS encoding DUF1569 domain-containing protein, protein MQRRQFVRTGTVVLGAGGLSGCAGELQRFPTLKAAKSAVLELGFGEVKLEHPSWNLSQLLQHLAQSIEFSMQGYPEMRGAVFRAVVGNTAFAVFNARGAMRHDLADPIPGAPALKPQLLAKDGIARLLAALNAFEAWGGSLRPHFAYGELDKAQYTRAHLMHLANHWTQIRLAPLPR, encoded by the coding sequence TTGCAACGCCGCCAGTTCGTCCGGACGGGTACTGTTGTACTCGGCGCGGGTGGCCTGAGCGGCTGCGCGGGGGAGTTGCAACGCTTCCCCACGCTCAAGGCCGCCAAGTCCGCGGTGCTGGAGCTGGGCTTTGGTGAGGTGAAGCTGGAACACCCCAGCTGGAACCTCAGTCAGCTCTTGCAGCACCTGGCCCAGAGCATCGAGTTCTCGATGCAGGGCTACCCCGAGATGCGCGGCGCGGTTTTTCGCGCCGTCGTCGGCAACACGGCCTTTGCCGTCTTCAACGCCCGCGGGGCCATGCGCCACGATCTGGCCGACCCCATCCCCGGAGCCCCCGCGCTCAAGCCTCAGCTGCTTGCCAAGGACGGCATCGCCCGGCTGCTGGCTGCGCTCAATGCGTTCGAGGCCTGGGGTGGGTCGTTACGCCCCCACTTCGCCTATGGCGAGCTGGACAAGGCGCAGTACACCCGTGCCCATCTGATGCACTTGGCCAACCACTGGACGCAGATCCGGTTGGCGCCTCTGCCGCGCTGA
- a CDS encoding DUF4442 domain-containing protein, producing the protein MNTTLLRFGMNLWPPFLLAGIHVTHFAADARHARVELRARPWNRNYVGTHFGGSLFAMADPFWMILILRSLGRDYLVWDQAGEIQFLKPGRGTVVADFRLDEATLDGIRAACADGAKHLIWLPVDILDASGEVVARVRKQIYIRLKPALRAPNPAQP; encoded by the coding sequence ATGAACACCACCCTGCTGCGGTTCGGCATGAACCTGTGGCCGCCCTTTCTGCTGGCCGGCATCCATGTCACCCACTTCGCGGCCGACGCCCGCCACGCCCGCGTGGAGCTGCGCGCCCGGCCTTGGAACCGCAACTACGTGGGCACGCACTTCGGCGGCAGCCTGTTTGCGATGGCCGACCCCTTTTGGATGATCCTGATCCTGCGCTCGCTGGGGCGGGACTATCTGGTCTGGGACCAGGCCGGCGAAATCCAGTTCCTCAAGCCCGGGCGCGGTACCGTGGTGGCCGACTTCCGGCTCGACGAGGCCACGCTGGACGGTATCCGTGCCGCCTGCGCCGATGGCGCCAAGCACCTGATCTGGTTGCCGGTGGACATCCTGGATGCTTCGGGCGAAGTGGTCGCCCGGGTGCGCAAGCAGATTTACATTCGCCTCAAACCCGCGCTGCGTGCGCCCAACCCTGCACAGCCATGA
- a CDS encoding DUF4442 domain-containing protein — protein MTSPNRLQRALASFNGLPGPLRRVGRNLVLRRAVPLTGTAGLDFQELTTEQAVVHISNCRKVQNHIGGVHAAAMALVAESATGMVVGMNVRDDCLPLCKTMKVKFKRRAQGSLTATASLEPQQRQLMRETDKGEVIVAVQVTDEAGEQPIECEFVWAWVPKKPQA, from the coding sequence GTGACTTCACCCAACCGCCTGCAACGCGCGCTGGCCAGCTTCAATGGCCTGCCCGGGCCTTTGCGCCGGGTCGGCCGCAATCTGGTGCTGCGCCGCGCCGTGCCCTTGACCGGCACGGCGGGCCTGGACTTCCAGGAGCTGACGACGGAGCAGGCGGTCGTCCACATCAGCAACTGCCGCAAGGTGCAAAACCACATCGGTGGCGTGCATGCGGCGGCCATGGCGCTGGTGGCGGAGTCCGCCACCGGCATGGTGGTGGGCATGAATGTGCGCGACGACTGTCTGCCGCTGTGCAAGACCATGAAGGTCAAGTTCAAGCGCCGGGCGCAGGGTTCGCTCACGGCCACGGCCTCGCTGGAGCCTCAGCAGCGCCAGCTGATGCGCGAGACGGACAAGGGTGAAGTGATCGTGGCGGTCCAGGTGACCGACGAAGCCGGCGAACAGCCGATCGAATGTGAATTTGTCTGGGCCTGGGTGCCCAAGAAACCTCAGGCCTAA
- a CDS encoding 3-hydroxyacyl-CoA dehydrogenase NAD-binding domain-containing protein, with protein MSRFQVRKVAVLGAGVMGAQIAAHLVNVKVPVVLFDLPAKEGPKNGIVAKAVDGLKKLKPSPLGDATEAGLITQANYEEHLELLKGCDLIIEAIAERMDWKLDLYTKIAPFVAPHAIVASNTSGLSITKLSDVLPEEIKPRFCGIHFFNPPRYMYLVELIPTATTRPEIIDQLEAFVTTSVGKGVVRAKDTPNFVANRVGVAGMMATMIEAEKFGLSFDVVDDLTGKKLGRASSGTFRTADVVGLDTMAHVMKTMQDNLQDDPFYATYATPKVLAGLIEKGALGQKAKAGFFKKVGKDIMRLDPATGEYVPAGKKGDDIVARMLKKAPADRLKLLRESTNPQAQFLWAILRDSFHYCAVHLASIADTAREVDFAMRWGFGNQKGPFEVWQEAGWLQVAQWISEDIAAGKALSSAPLPAWVTEGPVAAAGGVHTAEGSWSAAEGKFKARASLPVYARQHFPESLVGSGAADPLKSGTELFKNDEVRVWTLDGEVVIASITAKLHLISPAVTEGLLKAVEIAEAGYKGMVIWSPDDVFSAGANLESLMPVFMKMGSKGIAPEEKKLQDAMLALRYANVPVVAAMRGLALGGGCELAVHCARRVAHVESYVGLVEVGVGLLPGAGGLTYIARRAAEMAAAGNANADILTFLKDGFLSAATAKVATSAHEAKKIGYLLDSDVIVPNKDELLFVATAQAKAMADSGYRPPHKAVFPVAGRSGIASIKGQVANMRDGGFVSQHDYLLASLIADVVCGGEVEAGSLVTEEYLMALERKHFCALLDNPKTQERIMGMLQTGKPVRN; from the coding sequence GTGAGTCGATTCCAAGTTCGCAAGGTGGCCGTGCTCGGCGCCGGGGTGATGGGGGCGCAGATCGCCGCCCATCTGGTCAACGTCAAAGTGCCGGTGGTGCTGTTCGACCTGCCCGCCAAGGAAGGCCCCAAGAACGGCATCGTGGCCAAGGCCGTCGATGGCCTGAAAAAGCTCAAGCCCTCGCCCTTGGGCGACGCCACTGAAGCCGGCCTGATCACCCAAGCGAACTACGAAGAGCATCTCGAGTTGCTCAAGGGCTGCGACCTCATCATCGAGGCCATCGCCGAGCGCATGGACTGGAAGCTGGATCTGTACACCAAGATCGCTCCCTTCGTGGCGCCGCACGCCATCGTGGCCTCCAACACCTCGGGCCTGTCGATCACCAAGCTCAGCGATGTGCTGCCGGAAGAAATCAAGCCGCGCTTCTGCGGCATCCACTTCTTCAACCCGCCGCGCTACATGTATCTGGTGGAGCTGATCCCCACCGCCACCACGCGCCCGGAGATCATCGACCAGCTCGAAGCCTTCGTGACCACCAGCGTGGGCAAGGGCGTGGTGCGCGCCAAGGACACGCCCAACTTCGTCGCCAACCGCGTGGGCGTGGCCGGCATGATGGCCACCATGATCGAGGCCGAGAAGTTCGGCCTCTCGTTTGACGTCGTCGATGACCTGACCGGCAAGAAGCTGGGCCGTGCCAGCTCGGGCACCTTCCGCACCGCCGACGTCGTGGGCCTGGACACCATGGCCCATGTGATGAAGACCATGCAGGACAACCTGCAGGACGACCCCTTCTACGCCACCTACGCCACGCCCAAGGTCTTGGCTGGCCTGATCGAGAAGGGCGCGCTGGGCCAGAAGGCCAAGGCGGGCTTTTTCAAGAAGGTGGGCAAGGACATCATGCGTCTGGACCCGGCCACCGGCGAGTACGTGCCGGCCGGCAAGAAGGGCGACGACATCGTGGCCCGCATGCTCAAGAAGGCCCCGGCCGACCGCCTGAAGCTGCTGCGCGAGTCCACCAACCCGCAGGCCCAGTTCCTGTGGGCCATCTTGCGCGACAGCTTCCATTACTGCGCCGTGCACCTGGCCTCCATCGCCGACACCGCCCGTGAGGTGGACTTCGCGATGCGCTGGGGCTTTGGCAACCAGAAGGGCCCCTTCGAGGTCTGGCAGGAAGCCGGCTGGCTGCAGGTGGCGCAGTGGATCTCGGAAGACATCGCGGCCGGCAAGGCGCTCTCCAGCGCCCCGCTGCCGGCTTGGGTGACCGAAGGCCCGGTGGCCGCCGCCGGGGGTGTGCACACCGCCGAGGGTTCCTGGAGCGCCGCAGAAGGTAAGTTCAAGGCTCGCGCCTCGCTGCCGGTCTATGCGCGTCAGCACTTCCCCGAGAGCCTGGTGGGCAGCGGCGCGGCCGATCCGCTCAAGAGCGGCACCGAGCTGTTCAAGAACGACGAAGTGCGTGTCTGGACCCTGGACGGTGAGGTGGTCATTGCGTCGATCACCGCCAAGCTGCACCTGATCAGCCCGGCCGTGACCGAGGGCCTGCTCAAGGCCGTCGAGATTGCCGAAGCCGGCTACAAGGGCATGGTGATCTGGTCGCCTGACGATGTGTTCAGCGCCGGTGCCAACCTGGAAAGCCTGATGCCCGTCTTCATGAAGATGGGCAGCAAGGGCATCGCCCCGGAAGAGAAGAAGCTGCAGGACGCCATGCTGGCACTGCGCTACGCCAACGTGCCGGTGGTGGCTGCCATGCGCGGTCTGGCCCTGGGCGGCGGCTGCGAGCTGGCCGTGCATTGCGCCCGCCGCGTGGCGCATGTCGAGAGCTATGTCGGTCTGGTGGAAGTGGGCGTGGGCCTGCTGCCCGGCGCCGGCGGCCTCACCTACATCGCCCGCCGTGCTGCCGAGATGGCGGCGGCCGGCAATGCCAATGCCGACATCCTCACCTTCCTGAAGGACGGCTTCCTGAGTGCTGCTACCGCCAAGGTGGCTACCAGCGCGCACGAGGCCAAGAAGATCGGCTACCTGCTGGACAGCGACGTCATCGTCCCGAACAAGGACGAGCTGCTCTTCGTTGCCACCGCGCAGGCCAAGGCCATGGCCGACAGCGGCTACCGCCCGCCGCACAAGGCCGTGTTCCCGGTGGCCGGCCGCAGCGGCATTGCCAGCATCAAGGGCCAGGTCGCGAACATGCGTGACGGCGGCTTTGTCAGCCAGCACGACTATCTGCTGGCCAGCCTTATCGCCGACGTGGTCTGCGGTGGCGAAGTCGAGGCCGGTTCGCTGGTGACCGAGGAGTACCTGATGGCGCTGGAGCGCAAGCATTTCTGTGCCTTGCTGGACAACCCCAAGACGCAGGAACGCATCATGGGCATGCTCCAAACCGGCAAGCCGGTGCGCAACTAA
- a CDS encoding DUF2147 domain-containing protein, with the protein MKSLIAAAVLGLFTLGAQAQMSPVGLWKTIDDDGKTAKSLVRISDNGGVLTGKIEKIFDPAKADAICDVCKDDRKNQPVVGLQIIRGAKQDADDKSIWTGGEILDPNNGKTYKNRLRPIEGGKKLEMRGYIGFFYRTQVWERVE; encoded by the coding sequence ATGAAGTCCTTGATCGCTGCTGCCGTGTTGGGTCTGTTCACCTTGGGCGCGCAGGCGCAGATGAGTCCGGTGGGTCTGTGGAAGACGATTGACGACGATGGCAAGACCGCCAAGTCCCTGGTGCGCATTTCCGACAACGGCGGCGTGCTGACCGGCAAGATCGAGAAGATCTTCGACCCGGCCAAGGCCGACGCCATCTGCGACGTCTGCAAGGACGACCGCAAGAACCAGCCGGTGGTGGGTCTGCAGATCATCCGCGGCGCCAAGCAGGATGCGGACGACAAGTCGATCTGGACCGGCGGCGAAATCCTGGACCCCAACAACGGCAAGACCTACAAGAACCGGCTGCGCCCCATCGAGGGCGGCAAGAAGCTGGAGATGCGCGGCTACATCGGCTTCTTCTACCGCACGCAGGTGTGGGAACGGGTCGAGTAA
- a CDS encoding outer membrane lipoprotein: MRRLALPLLLAASLSACVSVSPDVRGRHEVQRMAQVQDGTVVSVRQVRIDGHQSGLGATAGAVAGGMAGGSVGGRRDGVVFATLGAILGGVIGNAIERDAGKDSALELIIQLRNGERVAIVQAQGDERFAPGDAVMVISQGRGARVTRALPPVPEHSAR, from the coding sequence ATGCGCCGCCTCGCCCTGCCTCTGTTGCTCGCCGCCTCTTTGAGCGCCTGTGTGTCCGTGAGCCCTGATGTGCGTGGTCGGCACGAGGTGCAGCGCATGGCCCAGGTTCAGGACGGCACCGTCGTCTCGGTGCGCCAGGTGCGCATTGACGGCCACCAGTCCGGCTTGGGCGCCACCGCTGGCGCCGTAGCCGGTGGTATGGCGGGCGGCTCGGTGGGTGGGCGACGCGATGGCGTGGTGTTTGCCACCCTGGGCGCCATCCTGGGCGGCGTGATCGGCAATGCCATTGAGCGCGACGCCGGCAAGGATTCGGCGCTGGAACTCATCATCCAGCTGCGCAATGGCGAGCGCGTAGCCATCGTACAGGCCCAGGGCGATGAACGCTTCGCGCCCGGCGATGCGGTGATGGTGATCAGCCAGGGCCGGGGCGCACGCGTGACGCGCGCCCTGCCGCCGGTGCCGGAGCATTCGGCCCGTTAA
- a CDS encoding HNH endonuclease — translation MDVLQLDISGRPQAWISVREAAVMVVCDAVAWTLGEPCAVLRGGIQRATGRQSRIEVPPIIAARGNIPSRAWRTEPALTNAKLFARDRYVCAYCGVRLAEDELTREHIQPTSRGGRDHWMNCITACRSCNHRKGSRLCHEAGMSLLYLPYVPSLHEDMILRGRRILLDQMEFLLASVPASSRLHG, via the coding sequence TTGGACGTGCTGCAACTCGATATTTCCGGCCGGCCCCAGGCCTGGATCAGCGTGCGCGAGGCCGCCGTGATGGTGGTGTGCGACGCTGTGGCCTGGACCCTGGGTGAGCCCTGCGCGGTGCTCCGCGGCGGCATTCAGCGCGCCACCGGCCGGCAATCCCGCATCGAAGTGCCACCCATCATTGCGGCGCGCGGCAACATCCCCAGTCGTGCCTGGCGCACAGAGCCGGCACTGACCAATGCCAAGCTGTTTGCCCGGGATCGCTACGTCTGCGCCTACTGCGGCGTGCGCCTGGCTGAAGACGAACTGACGCGCGAACACATCCAGCCCACCAGTCGCGGCGGCCGCGACCACTGGATGAACTGCATCACCGCCTGCCGCAGTTGCAACCACCGCAAGGGCAGCCGCCTGTGCCATGAAGCGGGCATGAGCCTGCTCTACCTGCCCTATGTGCCCAGCCTGCACGAGGACATGATCCTGCGCGGTCGCCGCATCCTGCTGGATCAGATGGAATTCCTGCTGGCCAGCGTGCCGGCCAGCAGCCGGCTGCACGGCTGA
- a CDS encoding TetR/AcrR family transcriptional regulator, whose amino-acid sequence MTLRTAPAAHTATRGGRTAAPAPKAPLQKGQLTRATILETALAQASHMGLEGLSIGALADQIGMSKSGVFAHFGSREELQIAVVAEYHRRFEAEVFFPAINEARGLPRLRALYANWVRQVAVELESGCIYISGAVEFDDRPGPVRDALVTMVKAWHAALHKAIVLARDEGHLSPDCDVDQILFELHGLILSLHHDARFLRSAGALERAGKGFERVVLPCVTPAGLATATVAARRRKPR is encoded by the coding sequence ATGACCCTGCGCACCGCCCCTGCTGCCCACACCGCCACTCGCGGTGGGCGCACGGCTGCGCCGGCTCCCAAGGCGCCGCTGCAAAAGGGCCAGCTGACCCGCGCCACGATCCTGGAGACCGCTCTGGCCCAGGCCTCGCACATGGGGTTGGAGGGTCTGTCCATCGGCGCCCTGGCCGACCAGATCGGCATGAGCAAGTCCGGGGTGTTTGCCCACTTCGGCTCTCGCGAAGAGCTGCAGATTGCCGTGGTGGCCGAGTACCACCGACGCTTCGAGGCCGAAGTCTTTTTCCCTGCCATCAATGAAGCGCGCGGCCTGCCGCGCCTGCGCGCGCTCTATGCCAACTGGGTGCGACAGGTGGCGGTGGAGTTGGAGAGCGGCTGCATCTACATCAGTGGCGCGGTCGAGTTCGACGACCGCCCCGGCCCCGTGCGCGATGCCTTGGTGACCATGGTCAAGGCCTGGCATGCGGCCCTGCACAAGGCCATCGTGCTGGCGCGCGACGAGGGCCATCTGAGCCCCGACTGCGATGTCGACCAGATTCTTTTTGAACTGCACGGACTGATCCTGTCCCTGCATCACGACGCGCGCTTTCTGCGCAGCGCCGGCGCGCTGGAGCGTGCCGGCAAGGGCTTCGAGCGCGTCGTGCTTCCCTGTGTGACCCCGGCCGGTTTGGCCACCGCAACCGTGGCGGCCCGCCGTCGCAAACCTCGTTAA